In one bacterium genomic region, the following are encoded:
- the prfA gene encoding peptide chain release factor 1, with the protein MLIDKLKNLRSRYWELTKELSKPEVLSNSRMASKLGRELREIESNLPLLDEYEKTINQIKEHKAIIEENGDDLLVEIAREEFPQLKARIEELEHKLIIALIPRDPNEGADVIIEIRAGTGGDEAALFVGSLFRMYLRFSERKGLKLSVLDSNPTELGGFKEIVFQLKGEFAYKSMKFESGVHRVQRVPETESSGRIHTSAVSVAVLPAVEDVDIEIKEEDLKIDTYRSSGAGGQHVNKTESAIRITHLPTGIVVTCQDEKSQHKNKAKALVVLKSRIYAKQQQELKAERAEERRLQVGSGDRSDKIRTYNYPQNRITDHRIGYSAYNLPDALDGDLEALIEALEKADIEDALNALE; encoded by the coding sequence ATGCTAATAGATAAATTAAAAAATCTTAGAAGCCGATATTGGGAACTTACTAAAGAGTTATCCAAGCCCGAAGTGCTTTCCAATTCTAGGATGGCATCCAAACTCGGGCGCGAACTCCGCGAGATTGAGTCGAATCTTCCTCTGCTTGATGAATATGAGAAGACAATCAATCAAATAAAAGAGCATAAAGCTATAATCGAAGAGAACGGAGATGACCTTCTAGTTGAGATCGCTCGCGAAGAATTTCCGCAATTAAAGGCTCGAATCGAAGAGCTTGAACACAAGCTTATTATTGCACTTATACCCCGCGATCCAAATGAGGGCGCGGATGTTATAATTGAGATTCGTGCTGGAACAGGTGGTGATGAAGCGGCGCTTTTCGTTGGAAGTCTTTTTAGAATGTATCTTAGATTTTCAGAAAGAAAAGGCCTTAAGCTCAGCGTTCTTGACTCCAATCCCACCGAGCTTGGTGGTTTCAAAGAAATTGTATTCCAGTTGAAGGGTGAATTCGCCTATAAGTCCATGAAGTTCGAGTCGGGCGTCCATCGCGTTCAACGTGTGCCGGAAACCGAGTCCAGCGGGAGAATACATACCAGCGCTGTTTCGGTGGCAGTTCTTCCTGCAGTAGAGGATGTAGATATCGAGATAAAAGAGGAAGATCTGAAAATTGATACCTATCGCTCATCCGGTGCTGGCGGCCAACATGTTAATAAAACAGAAAGCGCCATAAGGATTACCCATCTCCCCACCGGTATAGTTGTTACCTGCCAGGACGAAAAATCCCAGCATAAAAATAAAGCCAAAGCTTTGGTAGTTTTGAAAAGCCGTATTTATGCTAAACAGCAGCAGGAGCTTAAGGCTGAGCGTGCAGAAGAGCGAAGGCTTCAGGTTGGTTCAGGCGACCGCTCCGATAAAATCAGGACATACAATTACCCTCAGAATCGAATTACTGACCACAGAATAGGCTATTCGGCCTATAATCTCCCCGACGCACTCGATGGGGATCTCGAAGCCCTTATCGAAGCCCTCGAAAAAGCAGACATTGAGGATGCCCTCAATGCTTTGGAATAA
- a CDS encoding DUF1385 domain-containing protein, which produces MQANEEKKTRVGGQAVIEGVMMRCGSTIATAVRRKNGEISTKVDKIVPWSKRNFIFGLPIIRGALNLIEMLSVGVSTLNWSADMAMQDEAEAKGETLGKKSQTWPAMLLGLVLGIGLFVLLPLLIAKLFGVEREAFLFNLVAGAVRIVLFMAYLIAISFLPDIKRLFQYHGAEHKSIFAFENGDVLSIANAQKYRTFHPRCGTSFLLIVAVVSILFFAVADFIIASILGFVPTIFLRFAIHLALWPLLAGLCYEVLKLSAFLSEKYRWAQIAVWPGLLMQRISTSEPTDDMVEVALSSLRAAVEGEGIKLEESIDANR; this is translated from the coding sequence ATGCAAGCGAATGAAGAAAAAAAGACCCGCGTTGGTGGACAGGCTGTAATCGAAGGCGTGATGATGCGTTGCGGTTCGACTATTGCAACTGCAGTTAGGCGGAAAAACGGCGAGATTTCGACCAAGGTTGATAAGATCGTTCCGTGGTCCAAGAGAAATTTTATCTTTGGACTTCCGATTATACGCGGCGCACTGAACCTAATAGAAATGCTTTCTGTTGGGGTCTCCACACTTAATTGGTCAGCGGATATGGCGATGCAGGACGAAGCTGAGGCTAAGGGTGAGACACTCGGGAAAAAATCCCAGACCTGGCCAGCGATGCTTCTTGGACTTGTTTTAGGGATTGGACTTTTTGTTCTTTTGCCGTTGCTTATTGCCAAGCTATTCGGAGTGGAGCGAGAAGCGTTTTTATTCAACCTTGTTGCTGGAGCAGTGAGAATAGTCCTATTTATGGCCTATCTGATAGCAATAAGCTTTCTGCCGGATATCAAACGCCTTTTCCAATATCACGGTGCGGAGCACAAATCGATATTTGCTTTCGAAAATGGAGATGTGCTTTCAATTGCCAATGCACAGAAATACAGAACTTTCCATCCAAGGTGTGGCACGAGTTTTCTTCTTATTGTTGCTGTGGTTTCTATCCTCTTTTTTGCAGTTGCGGATTTTATAATCGCTTCTATACTGGGTTTCGTCCCGACTATATTTCTGAGATTCGCTATTCACCTTGCTCTATGGCCACTTCTTGCTGGACTTTGTTATGAGGTCTTGAAGCTGTCGGCCTTCCTTTCGGAAAAATATCGATGGGCACAGATTGCCGTTTGGCCGGGTTTACTTATGCAAAGGATTTCAACCTCTGAACCGACAGACGACATGGTCGAAGTTGCGCTTTCTTCTTTAAGGGCGGCTGTCGAAGGCGAGGGTATTAAGCTGGAAGAGTCCATCGATGCTAATAGATAA